The proteins below come from a single Caenibius sp. WL genomic window:
- the secA gene encoding preprotein translocase subunit SecA, with the protein MLGGIAKNLFGSSNDRYVKSLDKIVRKINALEPQLETFSDEELSAQTDKFRNLLANGKTLDDILPEAFATMREASKRVLEMRHFDVQMVGGIVLHRGEIAEMRTGEGKTLVATLATYLNAIEGKGVHVVTVNDYLARRDAEWMGRVHRFLGLSVGVIVPNMGEAERREAYSADITYGTNSEFGFDYLRDNMKHSREQMVQRAFNYTIIDEVDSILIDEARTPLIISGPTDDKAELYLSIDAVVKTLEPEFYEADEKTKNVMLTEEGVDAIEQRLFEAGLLETENLYDVENTQVVHHLDQALRANVMYKRDIDYIVKDGKVVIIDEFTGRMMDGRRWSNGLHQAVEAKEGVRIEPENQTMASITYQNYFRMYPKLSGMTGTASTEAAEFYDIYKMNVVTIPTNLPIQRIDEEDEFYKNTQDKFQAIAKAIKEKHDIGQPVLVGTVSIEKSELLSEFLNREGVKHNVLNARFHEMEAHIVAQAGRLGAVTIATNMAGRGTDIQLGGNLEFRAEDELRDMPEGPERDAAIERLKAEIAEEKQRVLEAGGLFVLGTERHESRRIDNQLRGRSGRQGDPGLSRFYLCLEDDLLRIFGPDTLFARMMNSNLADGEAIGSRWLSKAIETAQKKVEARNYDIRKQVVEYDDVMNDQRKVIYEQRSEIMDSEAVDDVVIDMRHDTVNTLVGEACPPGSYPEQWDIAGLKERSADILGLDAPFDDWMNEDALEPEILEERLSALADEKMAAKQATADESIWRQVEKSVLLDRLDYHWKEHLATLDALRQVVFLRAYAQRQPINEYKREAFALFERMLETIREDVTRILMNSELQIQQAGLDADLPPLPELPDFLTGHIDPWSTIAEAGGTTPGSEAILGTLRGTLPDIQSATGAAADNPYAEMNISRNADCPCGSGKKYKHCHGAVG; encoded by the coding sequence ATGCTCGGCGGCATTGCCAAGAACCTTTTCGGCTCGTCCAACGACCGATACGTCAAATCGCTCGACAAGATCGTTCGCAAGATCAACGCGCTCGAACCGCAGCTTGAAACGTTCAGCGACGAGGAACTGTCCGCACAGACGGACAAGTTCCGGAACCTGCTCGCCAACGGCAAGACGCTTGACGATATCCTGCCCGAAGCATTCGCCACCATGCGCGAAGCGAGCAAGCGCGTGCTGGAAATGCGCCATTTCGATGTGCAGATGGTCGGCGGTATCGTGCTGCATCGCGGCGAAATCGCCGAAATGCGCACGGGTGAGGGCAAGACGCTGGTCGCCACGCTTGCGACCTATCTGAACGCCATCGAGGGCAAGGGCGTTCATGTCGTTACCGTGAACGATTATCTGGCCCGCCGCGATGCGGAATGGATGGGCCGGGTCCACCGCTTCCTTGGCCTGAGCGTTGGCGTGATCGTGCCCAATATGGGCGAGGCCGAGCGCCGCGAAGCCTATAGCGCGGACATCACTTACGGTACGAACAGCGAATTCGGGTTCGATTACCTGCGCGACAATATGAAGCATTCGCGCGAACAGATGGTCCAGCGCGCCTTCAATTACACCATCATCGACGAAGTGGACTCGATCCTTATCGACGAAGCCCGCACGCCGCTGATCATCTCCGGTCCGACCGACGACAAGGCCGAATTGTACCTGTCCATCGACGCGGTGGTGAAGACGCTCGAGCCCGAATTCTACGAAGCTGACGAGAAGACCAAGAACGTCATGCTGACCGAAGAAGGCGTCGACGCAATCGAACAGCGCCTGTTCGAAGCGGGATTGCTGGAAACCGAGAACCTCTACGATGTCGAGAACACGCAGGTCGTGCACCATCTCGATCAGGCGCTGCGCGCGAATGTCATGTACAAGCGTGACATCGACTACATCGTGAAAGACGGCAAAGTCGTCATCATCGACGAGTTCACCGGGCGCATGATGGATGGGCGCCGCTGGTCGAACGGCCTGCATCAGGCGGTGGAAGCAAAGGAAGGTGTCCGGATCGAACCGGAAAACCAGACTATGGCTTCGATCACCTACCAGAACTATTTCCGCATGTATCCGAAGCTTTCGGGGATGACGGGGACGGCTTCGACCGAGGCGGCGGAATTCTACGACATCTACAAGATGAACGTGGTGACGATCCCGACCAACCTCCCGATCCAGCGGATCGATGAAGAGGACGAATTCTACAAGAACACGCAGGATAAGTTCCAGGCCATCGCCAAGGCGATCAAGGAAAAGCACGATATCGGGCAACCGGTTCTGGTCGGCACTGTGTCGATCGAGAAATCCGAACTGCTTTCCGAATTTCTCAACCGGGAAGGGGTGAAGCATAATGTGCTCAATGCCCGCTTCCATGAGATGGAAGCGCATATCGTTGCTCAGGCGGGCCGTTTGGGCGCGGTGACGATCGCCACCAACATGGCGGGCCGCGGGACCGATATTCAGCTCGGCGGCAATCTCGAATTCCGCGCCGAAGACGAATTGCGGGATATGCCTGAAGGGCCTGAGCGCGATGCGGCGATAGAACGCCTGAAAGCCGAGATCGCGGAAGAAAAGCAGCGGGTGCTGGAAGCGGGCGGGCTGTTCGTTCTCGGCACCGAGCGCCACGAAAGTCGCCGTATCGACAACCAGTTGCGCGGCCGCTCCGGTCGACAGGGTGACCCTGGCCTGTCGCGTTTCTATCTCTGCCTCGAAGACGATCTGCTGCGCATCTTCGGGCCTGACACGCTCTTCGCCCGGATGATGAATTCCAATCTGGCCGATGGCGAAGCGATCGGTTCGCGCTGGCTGTCGAAAGCTATCGAAACCGCGCAGAAAAAGGTCGAAGCGCGCAACTACGACATCCGCAAGCAAGTCGTCGAATACGATGACGTGATGAACGATCAGCGCAAGGTGATTTACGAACAGCGCTCGGAAATCATGGATTCCGAAGCGGTGGACGATGTCGTTATCGATATGCGCCATGACACGGTGAACACGCTGGTCGGCGAAGCATGCCCGCCCGGCTCCTATCCGGAACAGTGGGATATCGCCGGATTGAAGGAGCGCAGCGCCGATATTCTCGGCCTCGATGCGCCTTTCGACGACTGGATGAATGAAGACGCGTTGGAACCGGAAATCCTTGAGGAACGGCTTAGCGCGCTGGCCGATGAAAAGATGGCGGCAAAGCAGGCGACCGCGGATGAGAGCATCTGGCGGCAGGTGGAAAAAAGCGTGCTGCTCGATCGGCTCGACTATCATTGGAAGGAACATCTCGCGACGCTCGATGCGCTGCGTCAGGTCGTCTTCCTGCGCGCCTATGCGCAGCGTCAGCCGATCAACGAATACAAGCGTGAAGCGTTCGCCCTGTTCGAACGGATGCTGGAAACCATCCGCGAGGACGTGACGCGCATCCTCATGAACAGCGAACTGCAGATTCAGCAGGCCGGTCTGGATGCGGATCTGCCCCCGCTTCCTGAACTGCCCGATTTTCTCACCGGCCATATCGATCCGTGGAGCACGATTGCCGAAGCGGGTGGAACCACGCCCGGCTCGGAGGCGATCCTTGGCACTCTGCGTGGCACGCTGCCGGATATTCAATCGGCCACGGGTGCTGCGGCCGACAATCCCTATGCGGAGATGAACATCAGCCGCAACGCGGATTGCCCATGCGGTTCCGGTAAGAAGTACAAGCATTGCCACGGGGCTGTCGGCTGA
- the argJ gene encoding bifunctional glutamate N-acetyltransferase/amino-acid acetyltransferase ArgJ: protein MDIATSPLARPFPEMPAIAGATPHIARAGYKDWGRCDLTYVELTEGTAVAGVFTRNVCCSSEVELGRDNISQGLARALIVNAGNSNAFTGYRGREAVEQIMAQVSAHLDCPQEQVFVSSTGVIGVPLPKDKAKAGVEAALNAAPCTWEDAADTIGTTDTFAKGATAQAVVGGKTVTLAAIIKGSGMIAPDMATMLGYIFTDAAVSPAFLQECLSRASDRSFNCITVDSDTSTSDTVLAFATGKAGNAPLTGFDDDGADAFAAALADVCRQLAHLVVRDGEGAQKFIAVSVTGAVSDESARKVGLAIANSPLVKTAIAGEDANWGRVVMAVGKAGEPADRDRLSIGFGGIWAAREGLPLADYDEAPVAEHLKGQDISIEVDLGMGPGTATVWTCDLTHGYIAINADYRS from the coding sequence ATGGATATCGCGACTTCCCCCCTCGCCCGCCCCTTCCCCGAAATGCCTGCCATTGCAGGCGCCACGCCGCATATCGCCCGCGCCGGTTACAAGGATTGGGGGCGCTGCGACCTGACATATGTCGAACTGACCGAAGGTACGGCGGTTGCCGGGGTGTTTACCCGCAACGTGTGCTGTTCGAGCGAGGTCGAACTGGGGCGCGACAATATCAGTCAGGGTCTTGCCCGCGCACTGATTGTCAATGCGGGGAATTCCAACGCCTTCACCGGCTACCGCGGGCGTGAAGCGGTGGAACAGATCATGGCGCAGGTCTCCGCCCATCTCGATTGCCCTCAGGAACAGGTCTTCGTTTCCTCCACCGGCGTGATTGGCGTCCCGCTGCCGAAGGACAAGGCGAAAGCGGGCGTCGAAGCCGCCCTGAACGCCGCGCCCTGCACTTGGGAAGATGCCGCCGACACTATCGGCACCACCGACACATTCGCAAAGGGGGCGACGGCGCAGGCCGTTGTCGGCGGGAAGACGGTCACTCTCGCCGCCATCATCAAGGGCAGCGGCATGATCGCGCCCGATATGGCCACCATGCTGGGCTATATCTTCACCGATGCCGCCGTGAGCCCGGCTTTCCTGCAAGAGTGCCTGTCCCGGGCAAGCGACAGGAGCTTCAACTGCATCACCGTGGATAGCGACACCTCCACCAGCGATACCGTGCTCGCGTTCGCCACCGGCAAAGCCGGCAATGCCCCGCTCACCGGATTCGACGATGACGGCGCCGATGCGTTCGCCGCCGCGCTGGCCGATGTCTGCCGCCAGCTCGCCCACCTCGTCGTGCGCGATGGCGAAGGGGCACAGAAGTTCATCGCCGTGTCCGTTACCGGCGCCGTATCGGACGAAAGCGCGCGCAAGGTCGGGCTGGCCATCGCCAATTCGCCGCTGGTCAAGACCGCAATCGCCGGGGAAGACGCCAACTGGGGCCGCGTGGTGATGGCTGTCGGCAAAGCGGGCGAACCTGCCGACCGTGATCGGCTGTCGATCGGCTTCGGCGGCATCTGGGCCGCGCGTGAAGGCTTGCCACTTGCCGATTATGACGAAGCGCCCGTGGCCGAGCATCTCAAAGGGCAGGATATCAGCATCGAAGTCGACCTTGGCATGGGCCCTGGAACGGCGACCGTGTGGACCTGCGATCTGACGCACGGCTACATCGCGATCAACGCCGATTACCGGAGCTGA
- a CDS encoding inositol monophosphatase family protein: MTCAAVDTLALTPAVRTLMREVAERAILPHYRTLASDEVIAKAVDDVVTIADRESEAMLGEGLARLLPDAAIVGEEAAHENPAVLDRLSDSLCWIIDPLDGTNNFAAGNPPFGMLIALAQEGDTIAGWIYDPLSGRFCHAHREQGAYIGDERVSARASGQEPPVAAISLLYMDPAQREKVKAHIAPHYRMVDIPRCAAEQYPRLVLRENDLSIFERTLPWDHAAGVLFLNEAGGKAARNDGSPYRVDDYARPGLIGAASPALWESLAAQLAALEA, translated from the coding sequence ATGACTTGCGCGGCTGTCGATACGCTCGCTCTTACCCCTGCAGTTCGCACGCTGATGCGCGAGGTGGCGGAGCGGGCCATCCTGCCGCATTATCGCACACTCGCCAGCGATGAGGTGATCGCCAAGGCGGTGGACGACGTAGTGACCATTGCCGACCGTGAAAGCGAGGCAATGCTGGGCGAAGGCCTGGCCCGGCTTCTACCCGATGCGGCGATTGTGGGGGAAGAAGCCGCTCACGAAAACCCGGCGGTGCTGGACCGGTTGTCGGATTCGCTTTGCTGGATTATCGATCCGCTGGACGGGACAAACAACTTTGCGGCCGGGAATCCGCCGTTCGGCATGCTCATCGCACTGGCGCAGGAAGGCGATACGATTGCCGGGTGGATTTACGATCCGCTTTCGGGCCGCTTCTGCCATGCGCATCGGGAACAAGGGGCCTATATCGGCGATGAACGCGTTTCCGCGCGCGCCAGCGGCCAGGAACCGCCCGTGGCGGCGATCTCCCTCCTGTATATGGACCCGGCGCAGCGTGAAAAGGTCAAGGCCCATATCGCGCCCCATTATCGCATGGTCGATATCCCCCGCTGCGCCGCCGAACAGTATCCCCGGCTGGTGTTGAGGGAGAATGACCTTTCGATCTTCGAACGGACTCTGCCATGGGATCACGCCGCCGGGGTCCTGTTCCTCAACGAAGCCGGCGGCAAGGCCGCCCGTAACGACGGCTCACCCTATCGCGTGGATGACTATGCAAGGCCGGGCCTGATCGGTGCGGCAAGCCCTGCGCTATGGGAAAGTCTGGCTGCGCAACTGGCTGCGCTCGAAGCCTGA
- the trxA gene encoding thioredoxin yields MPTKAVTDASFSEDVLNSDKPVLVDFWADWCGPCKMIAPALEEISEELADKVTIAKVDIMENTDTASQFGVQSIPLMVLFKDGKPVAQKLGAAPKSQLKGWIESVL; encoded by the coding sequence ATGCCCACCAAAGCCGTCACCGATGCGAGTTTTTCCGAGGACGTCCTCAATTCCGACAAGCCCGTTCTCGTCGATTTCTGGGCTGACTGGTGTGGTCCGTGTAAGATGATCGCTCCGGCGTTGGAGGAGATTTCCGAGGAGTTGGCCGACAAGGTGACCATCGCCAAGGTCGACATCATGGAAAACACCGACACGGCCAGCCAGTTCGGTGTCCAGTCGATTCCGCTGATGGTGTTGTTCAAGGATGGCAAGCCGGTTGCCCAGAAGTTGGGCGCCGCTCCGAAAAGCCAGCTCAAGGGCTGGATTGAAAGCGTCCTCTAA
- the addA gene encoding double-strand break repair helicase AddA: protein MSGKVFPLHGNQRLAVDPVESVWLSASAGTGKTQVLSARVLRLLLQPGVQPSQILCLTFTKAGAAEMAVRVNEVLANWVRMSETALASDLVAIGADNGPQTRARARTLFAAVLDCPGGGLRIDTIHAFAQWLLATFPAEAGLAPGARAMEDRERGMLAREVLTGMLLDAQQRDDREILSAIEDMSLKKGADAVLEWLMQCAAAGELWFGPGAWQPPLRPRVCQLLGLASDCGKDDVAVLCTDERFDVRSLQACMAINSGWKAKTGQDNAAAIAGWLAAGPQERLARIGDLHALFHTQKGTLRAFASQEKIDPGYAGYVTRVSDSIARVREMLALVELADFLAPALTAGRAFALAWDEAKAREGFVDFDDQIRRAAALLQRSDMADWIRYKLDRRFDHVLIDEAQDTNAEQWAIIHALIDDYFSGAGARDGIMRTVFTVGDYKQAIFRFQGTSPENFEAARQRVRREMAAAAGNLHEHKDAEDPKTLKEYGLGQSFRTSVEILQFVDAAIARIGWERFGLKDKAEAHVGQERPGVVALWPAIGAEEESDETEEEDEGEESWLSRPDRQLADRIARQVRHWMDHGYPLVKGAQPRNAGPGDVMVLVRKRKELAGLIVARLHAAGVPVAGVDRLRLGAPLAVKDLMAALRFAAQPFDDLNLANLLVSPLIGWNQQQLLDHAWRPKGVKLWDHLRASADAEVAAARADLLALLARADFEPPQALLHWMLLGPWQGRRKLVARLGGEANDPIDELLNAAHAYAAAHTPSLQGFIRWFDAGDGELKREADSAHGMVRVMTIHGSKGLQAPIVILADAAGNPDASPARGLSLQDEPIGGGGGRAVPLPGLVKEQKVGPVAAAEARIAREEREEHWRLLYVAMTRAEEGLYIAGSLGPRDRGAAADDSWYAQLAPLFEAEPLPDPIWGLRRQWGQLPPPVAAAVALSRPERPALPVWAVQTIGPEPRPPRPLAPSAAGDDDTADPPFPPGTRADAARRGVLLHCLLERLPELPLTEREAAGQRWLARNAGDFAANEREAMLASVLAVLAMPEWGRVLGGDALAEVPIAATVGGQVIAGTIDRLLVTPEALTLIDFKTTRRPPETVAGMPVGTIRQLAAYAAALEVIYPDRAVHAGVLYTHAPQLMPIPADLLEAHKRELQGAQ from the coding sequence ATGAGCGGCAAGGTCTTTCCTCTGCACGGTAACCAGCGTCTTGCGGTCGATCCGGTGGAAAGCGTGTGGCTCTCCGCGTCCGCAGGCACGGGCAAGACCCAGGTGCTGTCCGCGCGGGTGCTGCGTCTCCTGTTGCAGCCCGGTGTCCAGCCGTCGCAGATACTCTGCCTGACTTTTACCAAGGCGGGCGCAGCGGAGATGGCGGTACGGGTCAACGAAGTGCTCGCCAACTGGGTGCGGATGAGCGAAACCGCGCTGGCCAGCGATCTCGTGGCCATCGGCGCTGACAACGGACCCCAGACCCGGGCCCGCGCGCGCACGCTGTTTGCAGCCGTGCTCGATTGTCCGGGCGGTGGGCTCAGGATCGATACCATTCATGCCTTCGCCCAGTGGTTGCTGGCCACGTTCCCCGCCGAAGCAGGGTTGGCCCCAGGCGCCCGGGCGATGGAAGACCGGGAGCGGGGAATGCTCGCCCGCGAGGTTCTCACCGGCATGTTGCTGGATGCGCAGCAGCGTGACGATCGGGAAATATTGTCAGCTATCGAAGATATGAGCCTCAAAAAAGGGGCGGATGCCGTACTCGAATGGTTGATGCAATGCGCTGCGGCCGGGGAGCTGTGGTTCGGCCCCGGCGCATGGCAGCCGCCGTTGCGGCCGCGCGTTTGCCAGCTTCTCGGTCTCGCCAGCGATTGCGGCAAAGACGATGTTGCCGTGCTCTGTACCGATGAACGCTTCGATGTGCGTTCGTTGCAGGCCTGCATGGCGATCAACAGCGGATGGAAAGCGAAGACGGGGCAGGACAATGCTGCTGCCATCGCGGGCTGGCTCGCTGCCGGCCCGCAGGAGCGGCTTGCCCGGATCGGCGATCTCCATGCCCTGTTCCATACGCAGAAAGGCACTTTGCGGGCCTTCGCTTCTCAGGAAAAGATCGATCCCGGATATGCAGGCTATGTAACCCGGGTGTCTGACAGCATCGCGCGGGTGCGCGAAATGCTGGCTTTGGTGGAACTGGCCGATTTCCTCGCGCCCGCGCTGACTGCGGGGCGCGCTTTCGCTCTGGCGTGGGATGAGGCCAAGGCACGGGAAGGGTTTGTCGATTTCGACGATCAGATTCGGCGCGCGGCGGCCTTGCTGCAGCGTAGCGATATGGCGGACTGGATCCGCTACAAGCTAGATCGCCGTTTCGATCATGTGCTGATCGACGAAGCGCAGGACACCAATGCCGAGCAATGGGCGATCATCCATGCCCTGATTGACGACTACTTTTCCGGTGCGGGCGCGCGTGATGGCATAATGCGCACGGTGTTTACCGTAGGTGACTATAAACAGGCGATTTTCCGGTTTCAGGGAACCAGCCCCGAGAACTTCGAGGCTGCGCGCCAGCGAGTCCGCCGCGAAATGGCGGCAGCGGCGGGAAACCTTCACGAGCACAAAGACGCTGAAGACCCGAAAACCCTGAAAGAATATGGTCTTGGTCAGTCATTCCGAACTTCTGTCGAGATTTTGCAATTCGTCGATGCGGCGATTGCGCGAATCGGGTGGGAACGGTTCGGCCTGAAAGACAAGGCGGAAGCCCACGTCGGGCAGGAACGGCCCGGCGTGGTCGCGCTCTGGCCCGCCATCGGTGCGGAAGAAGAAAGCGACGAAACGGAAGAAGAGGATGAAGGCGAGGAAAGCTGGCTTTCCCGCCCCGACCGGCAACTCGCGGATCGTATCGCGCGGCAGGTCCGGCACTGGATGGACCATGGCTACCCGCTGGTGAAAGGGGCCCAGCCGCGCAATGCGGGACCGGGCGACGTCATGGTGCTGGTGCGCAAGCGCAAGGAGCTGGCCGGGCTGATCGTGGCGCGCTTGCATGCGGCGGGCGTTCCGGTTGCAGGGGTCGACCGGTTGCGATTGGGCGCTCCCCTGGCAGTCAAGGACTTGATGGCGGCCTTGCGGTTTGCTGCACAACCCTTTGATGATCTTAATCTTGCCAATCTGTTGGTGTCGCCGTTGATTGGATGGAACCAGCAACAGTTGCTGGATCACGCATGGCGCCCGAAAGGGGTGAAGCTGTGGGATCATCTGCGGGCGTCGGCGGATGCGGAAGTGGCCGCCGCGCGGGCGGATTTGCTGGCTTTGCTGGCAAGGGCGGATTTCGAACCGCCGCAGGCGCTATTGCACTGGATGTTGCTCGGCCCATGGCAGGGGCGGCGCAAATTGGTGGCGCGGCTTGGCGGTGAAGCCAACGATCCGATCGACGAATTGCTCAATGCGGCCCACGCCTATGCCGCTGCCCATACGCCAAGCCTGCAAGGTTTCATCCGCTGGTTCGATGCGGGCGATGGTGAACTGAAGCGTGAGGCGGATTCTGCCCATGGCATGGTTCGTGTCATGACTATCCATGGTTCCAAGGGGTTACAGGCGCCAATTGTGATATTGGCTGATGCAGCCGGGAATCCTGATGCCAGCCCCGCGCGTGGGCTGAGCTTGCAGGACGAGCCGATTGGCGGCGGCGGGGGGCGGGCGGTCCCCTTGCCCGGTCTGGTGAAAGAACAGAAGGTCGGCCCGGTGGCTGCGGCCGAAGCGCGGATTGCCCGGGAGGAACGTGAAGAACATTGGCGCTTGCTCTATGTCGCGATGACCCGGGCGGAAGAGGGACTGTATATCGCCGGATCGCTGGGGCCGCGCGACAGGGGCGCAGCAGCGGACGATAGCTGGTATGCCCAGCTCGCTCCGTTGTTCGAAGCTGAGCCGCTGCCCGATCCCATCTGGGGTTTGCGCCGGCAATGGGGCCAATTGCCCCCGCCCGTGGCAGCGGCGGTTGCCCTGTCGCGGCCCGAACGCCCGGCTTTGCCTGTTTGGGCCGTGCAAACCATCGGTCCGGAGCCGCGTCCGCCACGCCCCTTGGCGCCGTCCGCCGCAGGGGATGATGATACCGCCGATCCGCCTTTTCCACCGGGTACGCGCGCTGATGCCGCACGGCGCGGGGTTCTGCTCCATTGCCTGCTCGAACGGTTGCCGGAACTGCCGCTCACCGAGCGCGAGGCCGCCGGGCAGCGGTGGCTGGCGAGGAACGCCGGCGATTTTGCGGCGAACGAACGCGAAGCCATGCTGGCTTCGGTCCTCGCCGTCCTGGCAATGCCCGAATGGGGCAGGGTATTGGGAGGCGATGCACTGGCCGAAGTGCCGATTGCGGCGACAGTAGGCGGGCAGGTGATCGCGGGCACGATCGACCGTTTGCTGGTGACGCCGGAGGCACTCACGCTAATCGATTTCAAGACCACCCGGCGCCCGCCGGAAACCGTTGCGGGCATGCCCGTGGGCACGATCCGCCAATTGGCCGCCTATGCCGCCGCGCTCGAAGTGATCTACCCCGACCGCGCGGTGCATGCAGGCGTGCTTTACACGCATGCCCCACAGCTTATGCCCATTCCGGCGGATTTGCTGGAGGCGCACAAGCGGGAATTGCAGGGGGCGCAGTAA